The Geobacter metallireducens GS-15 region GCGGCGATCGGGAAGAAGGGGTTGACACCGCTACCGGCAAGCCTCTGATTCGCGTTGACTCCAAATATTTCCGTCCCGCAGAGGTTGACTTGCTACTGGGAGACCCATCAAAGGCAAAGCGGGTGCTCGGCTGGCAACAGCAGACCAGCTTTGACCAGTTGGTCGCCATGATGACCGATGCCGATCTGGCGCTGGCAGAGCGGGAAATGCGCGCCAATGGATAAATTGAATGTAATGTTTGTGTTCGGAACTCGCCCCGAGGCCATAAAAATGGCGCCGTTGGTGAAGGAACTGCAGAAGCAAGCCGGACAGTTCAAGACCATAGTCTGTGTATCCGCGCAACATCGGCAGATGCTCGATCAGGTGCTCCAACTCTTTGACATCAGGCCCGAGTATGATCTCGACATCATGAAGCCGGGGCAGGACCTCTTCGATATCACCAGCAACGTGCTCCTGGGACTGAAGCCTGTCTTGACGAAAGAACAGCCCGATATCCTGCTTGTCCACGGTGACACCACTACGACAATGTCGGCGGCCCTTGCCGCCTACTATTGCCGGATTCCTGTCGGTCATGTTGAAGCAGGGCTGCGAACCTATAATAAATTTTCGCCTTTTCCCGAGGAAATGAATCGCAGAACGGCCGGAGCATTGACGGATCTTCACTTCGCACCCACCGAAACTGCCCGTCGAAACCTTCTGAGCGAAGGGGTGGCGGACACTTCTATCTTCGTGACAGGCAATACCGTAATTGATGCGCTTTTTTCGGTCATTGGCGAAATCAACGCCAATAGGGAGCTTAAAGAAAGCCTGTCCACCCAATTCCAGTTTCTCGATCCCCATAAGAGGCTGATACTGGTAACCGGCCATAGAAGAGAAAATTTCGGTGCTGGTTTTGAAAGTATATGCAGGGCTATTGCGCGAATAGCCGAGAGATATCCGGACGTGGAGATTCTCTATCCAGTGCATCTGAATCCGAATGTACGTGAACCGGTCAGGCGTCTCCTGGGTAATGGAAAGCTATCCAACGTCCATCTTATCGAACCTGTTGATTATCTGCCCTTTGTTTACCTGATGGCTCAATCGTATCTCATCATTACCGATTCCGGTGGCGTGCAGGAAGAGGCCCCATCCCTGGGAAAGCCGGTGCTCGTGATGCGCGATACCACCGAACGCCCGGAGGCAATTGGTGCCGGAACGGTCAAGCTGGTTGGAACCCGTGAGGAGTCCATTTACCGCGAGGCAGCCCGCCTACTTGATGCCGCGGACGCGTATCAAGTCATGTCGCAGGCTCTCAATCCGTATGGTGACGGCCGGGCGGCAGAACGAATCGCGAAATGTCTTGCTGATTTCCCCAACACCTGCATGGGCGGACAGCTGGCATGAACATGAATGCGATTATCCTCTCCTGGTGCCCGAATATACTTTCGTCAACCCTGGAGCGTATCAGAAGCTCCAAGGTTGGCTACCGATTTGCGAAGGGAATGTTCTGGTCTTTGACCGGGTCCTTGATTTCAAAGGGAATGGGGCTTTTATCCTCCATTCTGGTCGCCAGAATGATAGGAAAATCAGTTTTTGGTGAATTGGGTGTCATTCAGAATACCATCGGGATGCTTGGTACATTTGCGGGGTTTGGTCTGGGATTGACCGCCACAAAATTTATCGCCGAATATCGGTCTGCGGATCCGGAGAGAGCCGGACGAATCAGGGGGCTTTCAAGCGCATTTGCCTGGGTCACCGGCACACTTGCATCATCGGTGCTGTTTATGTTCGCTCCCTGGCTTGCGAAACATACCCTTGCCGCGCCCCACCTTGCAGACCTCCTGCGGATTTGCTCATTGCTTCTGTTTCTTACTTCGATCAATGGCGCTCAGACCGGCGCGCTTTCCGGTTTCGAGGCATTCAAGACGGTAGCAAGAATCAACCTTTGGTCCGGGTTCGCCAACTTTCCCTTGATGGTTGGTGGTGTTTATGTCGCAGGGCTCAGGGGCGCGGTGTGGGGGATGATTGCCGCGGCTGGAGTGAACTGGCTGCTCAATCATCTTGCCATCCGGCGGGAATGCAGAATTGCAGGAGTACCATACACATACAAATCCTGCTGGGAAGAACGGGGAGTACTCTGGCGGTTCAGCCTGCCTTCGGTTATGGGTGGGGTGCTTATCGGTCCGGTGATGTGGGGTGCAAGCGCATTGCTGGTCAACCAGCCTAACGGCTATGCGGAGATGGGAGTCTACAATGCAGTCATGCGCATCAAGCAGGTGCCCGAACTGGTTCTCGGTATGGTCATGGTCCCACTTCTTCCGATTCTGAGCGAACAGTTCGGCAACCGGTCTTTCGGGCAGTACAACAAAACCCTGAGATATGCATTCACGTTGTCTCTTCTGGTGCTCGTTCCGGTCTCTCTCGTTCAGATAGCGGTACCTGACGTAACCCTTATGCCCTATGGGAAGGAATTCAATGGAAACCGTCAGGTAGTGCAGTGGCTGATGATTCATTCCATACTCGTCGGATTGTTCTATCCTTTTGGGACTATTGTGGCGAGTATGAACAGGATGTGGTTCGGATGGGCTTACAACATGATGTGGAGCGTCTTGTATTTCAGCTGCTCCTATCTGCTGATTCCTGAAAGCGGCGCCAAAGGGCTTTGTATTGCGTTCTCAATTGCACACCTTGTGTCCTGCATATTCATGACTGTCTATGTCTACTGCAAGGAGCCAGACTATTTTCAGGAATTACCATTCCTTCGATTCGTATTCATTACTGTTATGGCAGTAGGTATCTGCTTCATAGCTGAAAAAACCATGACTCCCATTCTGTCAGGTTCGATAAGTGCCATTATAATTGTTGTATATATAATGTTATTGAAAAATAGTTTAACAAATCCAAGTACAATAAGGACTACTGTCGATGCTGAGACTACCGTTTCCAGTTCGTAATCCAGTTAAATACATACATTGGTCACTTCATTATGATTATTCCCCGACGGGATGTGAGGTGTTGCCGCGTGAAATAGAGCAGTATTTCCCGCTCATGAGAAAGCTGAGGTCGTTCAACAGGAATGTGCCGCACTCGGCAAGAATCGATGAGCGTTTCCCCACGGTAGGGTGGGTTAGTTGGGATGAGGCGACCCTTCTCTACAACTACGGAAAAATGTTTAACGGCAAGAAGATGCTCGAAATCGGCTGCTGGGTTGGGTGGTCAACCGTCGCTCTGGCGCTGTCCGGACTCAAGTTGACCGTTGTTGACCCTGTTTTGGAAAACATGCCTCAAGGCGATGCCTGCCGGGATTCTCTTGCTCGCGCCAGGCTCATGAATTCGGTAGATCTGGTGCCCGGGTTTTCCCCTGCAAAGGTGGAGCAGCTTTCCCGGCAGGGAGAATCGTGGGATATCTTTTTTATTGACGGCAATCATGATGGCGATGCGCCGTTGCAGGACGCCAGGATGTGCGCGGAGTTAGCACCGGAAGACAGCATTATCCTTCTTCATGATCTGATTCAGCCAAACATCGCCGAAGCTCTGCTCTGGCTCCAGAATAATGGCTGGCAATGCGGCGTCCATTACACATCGATGTTCATGGGAGTTGCCTGGCGCGGGAATCGAAAGCCGATACAGCATACTGCGGATCCCAGGATAAACTGGCAGAAATTGATCGATGGATCCTATCCCCATCTTCGCTCCTTTCAACGGATATAGCTGGGTCCTCAATGAGAATTGCTTACATAGTCACAGATCTTGGACGTGGAGGGACGCAAGGCTGGGTGGAGTATTCCGCCTTGGAACTGGTGAAATATGGCCATTCCATTACCATAATAGCCGAAAACACGCCGCACGACAGGAAAGCAAAATTTGAAGAACATGGAATAGTAGTGCGCGCCTTTGAGAGACCTGCAAGCCGCTCAGATTATTGCCGGATAATTCAGGAAGCTCGCGCCGACGTAATCCATTTGCATGTTTGGGAACGGTTTTCCGAACTGATTCAGTTGCGCGAACTATGCAATGTCCCTGTTTTGCTCTCGTACCACAGTGTTCCTAAAATCGGTTGGAAACAGTGGGTTGCAAGGATAATCAAGCCATCTGTCAACCACTGGGATATGTACGACTGGTTCACTCTAAAACAGGCACGACAGTATATAGATGCTCATATTGGCTGCTGCAAAGCCTCTGCCGGAGGAATCCGCAATAAATACTGGCCGTTTATGGGGAAACGGGTTTTTCCCCTTCCCAATGCAATACCTTTTCCCGAAGCGAATATGGCGAGTGTCATCAGCGGTCCGCCCAAATTCCTGCAGGTCGGGGCACTGAATGAACGGAAAAATCCGTTTCTGACCTTGAAGGCCTTTCACAATATTCAACGTCGCATTTCGGATTCGACCCTTACCTTCGTGGGCGGCGGCCCCCTCTTTGAGGAATTGAAGGGGTATGTTCACCAGATGGGTGTCGAGAACGTGTTCCTTGTTGGAGAAGTGCAGGATCCGAGCCCCTATTACATGGCAAGCAACATCCTGGTCCAACCGAGCAGGTCTGAAGGGCTGCCGTATACGCTCATAGAAGGTGCCGGGCGCGGAATGGCGCTTATCGCATCGAACGTGGATGGAAATCCGGAAATCTGCATTGCGAAACGGAATGGTCTTCTATTGCCGGATATAAGTGAAAATGCCTTGCAGGAGGCAATGCTCAATTTGGCACTGAATCATGAAGAAAGAAGCCGAATGGGTAGTTGTGGACGGAGACTCGTCGAAGAGAATTTCAGCATGAAGCTGTTCGTAAAAAGGCTTCTCAAAATTTACGAGACAGTAATAGAGCGTAAGCCATGTCCAGCCAGTTAAATCACGGCACGTTGCCAAAAATTTCGATTGTTACCCCCAGTTACAACCAGGCCCAGTATCTCGAAGCCACCATGAGATCCATCCTGGATCAGGGGTATCCTGATCTGGAATACATAGTCATGGACGGTGGAAGTACCGATGGTTCGACCGAGATCATACAAAAATATTCAGATCGCCTGACCTACTGGGAAAGCGCTCCGGATAAGGGGCAAGCGGATGCCATATTCCGTGGATTCGAGCGGGCCACGGGTGAAATTTTCTGCTACGTCAATTCAGATGATCTGCTTTTGCCGGGTTCCCTGGAAATGGTTGGCAGATGGTTCAGGGAGCATCCCGACGAAGAGTGGGTGGTCGGCGGAACGATACTGATCGATGGGTTGGGCATACCGATCATCCGTTCGCGCAGGGGGCTTCCCGAGGCTGATCTCGGCGTCAAAGTCACCTTCAAGCGCCTTTTGCTGCACAATTGCGGCGGATTTCATCAGCCGGCGAGCTTCTGGAGGCGCAGCGCATTCGAGCAAGCAGGGGGCTTCGACAGGACCCTGCGCTTCTGTTTTGATTACGACTTATTTTTCCGCTTGGCCAAGCGCAGGCCGAGCGGCCGGATACGGTCTTTTCTGGCTGCCTTCCGTTATCACCCGGCGAGCAAAACCAGCACCCTGGAAAGCGTATTTCGTGAAGAGAATGAAACGCTTTGGAGGCGGTATGGAAGGTATTTGTATTCAGAAAATCAGATAAGGAATTTCGCCCATAAACAAACTACTCGCGATATGTGGAACAACAGGATCATAAAGTTAGGATTTTATTTAAAGATTCTCAATGTATCAAATGCGATTGGATCGTAACTTACCTTTGAAGGGAATTAGATGTTAACGTTTTTTGTCATATTTATCGGCATAGTGACATTATTTAAACCTATTGTCGGAATTATATCTTTATTGTTATTGGAATGTTCATTTGTTCTGCCGTCTGTGTTCACAAATGTCAGCTTTATTGTCACAGGCACGAGCTCTGCAACCATACTTATATTATGTTTGTTTATTCGTGCAATTATTAGTTATAAATCTAAAACTGTAAATAAATTCGATGCACGATTGTTAATAATATTGATTGGCTGGTTGTTTGCATCAGCTAGTCTTGCTTTTCTGATTAACCAATCAACCAAATGGGATCTGATTACTGTCACTTTGCAAACTGCAATATTTTATATTTTGCCTTTAGCAGTCTCAACCCTTTCAGCTAAAGAACGAAAATTGCTGGCAAACATTACTATTTTGTTAGCTGTGTTGTTTGCTCTAATCCACCTCGGCATATTATGGACAAAAAATGGAAAGCTGGTTGCAAAATACTATTTCCTGCCAAAGGGGATGAATGATGCTTACGGAGTATCCGAAAACATAGCCACCAGTTCTGGGATGTTCTATGTACCTAGGGCGTCAGCGTTGATAATGATAACAACTGCATTTCTGGCGGGCAGAATTTTGCTTAAATCATACAAAAATGTTTTCGGATTATTCTTGCTGCTGTCATCTTTGGTTATTTGTCTCATATGTTCAATATCGTTTGCGCAACGGTCTTTCGTGTTGATATTGCCTTTAGTTATGCTGATCTATGCGGGACTTTCCTTTAAGAGAAGGGGGGGCATAGCCACTGTATTTGTCATGATCATACTGGTTGGTGGTGGATATGCAGTTATCAGGAATGCGTCAGCAAAGTCGAATTTTACTGCAGTGATGGAAAAGCGGCTTGCAGAAGCTGCCAAAGTGGGAAGTCTGGACCCAAGGAATGCAAGGATTGCTGCAAACCGCGATGCTCTCGAATCTATTGTAGAATCACCCTTATGGGGGATCGGCTCAATCGTTTCGAGCACAAGAAGCCAGGATGCGCATAGTATCCTGCGGGTAGGCTTTATGGGGGGACTACCGGCAATTCTTATGGTTTTGGTTTGGATATCTACTCAATTCTTAAGGTTTGCCAAATTGTTGAAAAAATGTGGTGAACCAAATCTGGGGCTTTGTCTGTCTGCATTCTGCGCAGTAATGTGCGCCTGCTTGATGATGCTGCTGAACACGGTTCCATACCTGTTTTATTCAATGAATCTGGTCCCGTTCGGCATTTTCGTCGGGCTGTTCATAAGTGAGTACACAGATATGGCAAACAGCAGAATGAGGAATGATAGTGTCAAAGAACCTTTTGATACATACGTTTCGCCGGCCTGATGACGGCGCCTTTATCAGGGTTAAAAATCTCAATACGGCTATTGCTGAAATAACTGCTGGACATTGCCACGAGGTAGTCCTTGTGTCAGTGCGTCACTTTCGCGAAATCTTTAAGAACGATAGAAATACGCGAATTTTCGAACGGAGACTTATTCTCCCTATCCTCTGGACAAACCGTCATCTTCTTGCACGCACATGGAATGGTTTCAGTTCATGTATTGCAGGCTTGATTCTTGCCACCTTCTTGCGGCCTGACATTGTTGTCGGGGAAACCAGCGCGTCGTGGAAACTGGCCAAGGCAACCAAGTTTTGGCGGCAGAGAGCCAAACTGATAATGGACCTCCACGGCGCAGGGCCTGAAGAGGTGTTATTCCATAATCCAACGTCAAAACTACATGAATCCGTTTACAGCTATGAGTCTAGGCTGGAGCAAGAAATAGCTCTTAATGCTGATTTTATCACTTGTCAGTCTGTCAACATGATTGAACATCTAATAATAAAGTATCCTGCGACACGTGCCCGGTTCCATCCGTTTCAATGCTCTGTGAGATCAGAGCTCTTCAGGATGGATCTTGATACGCGATCATATTACAGGCAAAAGCTTCAGTTGAATGACGGTGAAACCTTGTTCGTGTATTGTGGTTCCGTTCATAAGTGGCAGAACGTGCATTACTCAGTAAACGTTTTTGCCGAGTATCTCAAGTGCTCCGCAACTGCTGCCAAATTGTTGATCATGTGTCCGAATCCGGATGCTGAGCTTTGCAATCATGCCTATTCGCTTGGTTTGTCCGATGATGATTTCAGAATAATTGCAGTCCCCCATGAAGAAGTGCCTGCTTATCTTAACGCTGCAGACATCGGATTTTTGATCCGGGATGATGGCGTCGTAAATCGAGTCGCTTCGCCGACAAAACTCGGAGAATATCTTGCCTGTGGCCTTTCGGTTATTGTTGGCAATGTTGCAAATTCATGGTCGTCCGCCAGGCTTGATTCATCATGCTTCTGCTTTGTTGATCTTGACAATGCGGCTGGAGCAGCAAATACAATCCTTCGATTTGTGGATTCAAAAAGCGATGACCCTATGTCAGTCAAGCAAAGTGCCACCTCACTCGCCGGACTTTCATTGTCCACCACGACAGAGACTGAGCGGTTGAAAATGTTCATGAAGCACAGTGTTATGGAGCAGATTTCTTGAGAATAGCCCTTGTAACAAATACATTTCTACCTTTAACGGGTGGAGGAGAATTCGTTGTCCATCATCTTGGCAACCAATGGAGCATGCAGGGACATGATGTCTGCGTATTCAATTCATTGACGGCAGAGGTTGCTCACCCTGAGGCTCTTTATAAGGTAATGCGTTATAAGATCATGCGCGGCGCAACGCGATTCGGTTATCATAGATTCCCATGGGTAAATGTCAGCACAAGAAGTTTGAACAGACAGATAAACTACTTTAATCCTGATTTTGTATCAGGACATTTTTCTATTCCTGTAGCTTTGTATCTTGATAATTTGAAGCCAAAACGAATCTGGAGTATTACCAGCCACGGTTCCGATATTGTGCGTAATGACGTAAACTCACAACGCGACCAGTACGATATTGACAACAAACTGGCAAATTCCCTCAATAATGCAAGTTCAGTAATTGCCATCAGTAACAGTGCAAAAGCTAATTTGTTGGATATTGGAGTAAAACCTTCGCTCATACGAGTAATACCAAATGGCGTAGAGCTGAATAGATTTAAAACTAAGGCAAATACAAATATCAGGGAGATGTTCAATATCCCCGAACATAAAAAATTGGTATTAACCGTTGGCAGGAACTCTCTGGTTAAAAACCTTGGACTTGGGATAAATGCTGTCGCTGAAATTGCAAAATCAAGAAGCGACATACATTATCTGATAGTAGGCGGTGGTACATCACAATTGAACGAAACAATTATTAATAGAGGGTTACGCGACACCGTTACGACATGTGAAAACCTTGCTGGCGAAAGTCTAGTAGCGGCATATCAGCAGTCCGACATCTTTCTGTCAACCTCCAATTATGAATGCTGTCCGTTGGTCATACTTGAGGCCATGGCTTCAGGATTACCAATAGTCGCAACTCAAGTGGCCGGTAATGTCGATTTGATAGATAACGAGGTGAACGGCCTCTTGGTGGGACGCAATAATCATATGCACATAGTCAATGCTATTACAATGCTGATAGCAGATAAACGCCTCTGCCATAGTATATCGACCACAAACTATGATAAAGTCAGCGACTATAGCTGGGATACTGTCAGCCGGAGTTATCTGGAACTTCTTCAATAGAATCTTAACCCATGGAAATTATGGACACCGAGCCGAATAGAAAAGATATATTTCCTCAATATTCGATTTGCATCAGAACATTGGGCACCAGCGCTGACAGGTTTGAAGCGCTGTTGAAGAGTATAGATGGATTAACCATACCACCGAACGAAATCATAGTCGTCTTGCCCCATGGCTATCCTGCTCCTCCCGAACTCAGGGGTAATGAACTGGTTGTTTATTCGGGCAAGGGAATGCTTGCTCAACGGATCAAGGGGATCGAAAGCGCAGGAAACGATCATGTCCTGTTGTTGGACGATGATGTGGAGTTTGAACCTGAAACCATGAACAAGCTCATGCTTGCCATGGCAAAATATGGTGCCGATATTGTTTATCCTATTAACAGGACGCTTCTTCCAACGCCGGGCAAGGCATGGCTTCGCCTTATCACCATTCAAGCGATTGCGCGAAAAAATCAGGATGTATTTATTCGCATGCTCCCCACCGGTGGGTATTCGTACCTGAATAAGGATCCGTTAACTCCGCTCCCGAGTGAGAGCTGTCCTGGCATGCTGTTGCTTGCAAAACGATCAGCTCTGTTGGCAATAAATCTTGACGAGGACGTGTGGGTTGATTCCTCGCCCTATGGTTTCCGTGACGATGCGATACTTTCATACAAAGCTCACTTGGCTGGTTATCGGATATTTGCGGTGCCCGATGTGCTGACGCGTCACTTGTGCGGTTCCACGAGGCTTGATTCAATGAGAGCAGTATATTCAGCGTTTTCCGTTGGATGTAATAGTTTTGTCTTCTGGAAAAAATATATCTTTGTGAGAGGCAACACAGCATTCAAGAAGCTTCTGCTTGCTGCACTATTTGCTTGGTCGGTGATAAGTTTAGGTCTGCTTTACATGGTAAATTCTGTTCGTAATCGCAATTTGTCTATTGTTTTTGCTTATGTTAAAGGCAATCTCTGCGGTATGACAAAGAACTCTAAAAGTATAGCCATGAATGCGTGATTTGAGGAATGCCAATGAATATTGTTCAGGTTATACCAAGTTTCAATGTGGGTGGCGGTGAGTTGTTGGCGGTCAGACTTTGCGCTGAAATTAAAAATCAAAGACCTGATTATAAAGTGACACTGATCAGCTTGTACGACCCGATACCATCTATTGTATATGACGAAGCTCTTGCTTCTGACGCACAAATCGTAACATTGGGGAAGAAAAAAGGCTTTGATCCGTTTACGCCATTACGGATGCTTAAAACCCTCCGTGCCATCAAGCCGGATGTAATTCACACTCACTTGGCAGGGCTTCGCTATACACTTCTCGCAGGAGTGTTGGGTAATTATTCCCTGAAGGTTCATACAGTTCACAACTTAGCAACTCATGAGACATTCGGATTTTTGAAGAACGTACACAGAGTTGCTTTTAAATTCTTTTCTTGGATACCCGTATCTTTGTCCAAGGAAGTACAAGACAGCGTCAGGGATATGTATTGTTTAGAGTCAGTTATAGTAAATAACGGGATTAAAACAAATAGCGAAATTATCAATAAAAGCAAAGAAGATATCAGAAAGCATTATGGACTTCCGCTTAATAGTAAAATAATTATAACAATAGGCAGGCTTTGCACACAAAAGAACCAGTTACTGTTGATAGAATCTTTTAATAAAGTATGTAAAAATGCTGAAAATTATACTTTGTTGATAGTCGGAGAAGATAATTTGAACGGCAGTTATAAAAATAAGATTGATAAAATAATATCTGAATTGCCAGATATAACCAGAGAGAACCTACATCTCCTTGGTCCAAGGAAAGATATTCCAGAGTTGTT contains the following coding sequences:
- the wecB gene encoding non-hydrolyzing UDP-N-acetylglucosamine 2-epimerase; the encoded protein is MFVFGTRPEAIKMAPLVKELQKQAGQFKTIVCVSAQHRQMLDQVLQLFDIRPEYDLDIMKPGQDLFDITSNVLLGLKPVLTKEQPDILLVHGDTTTTMSAALAAYYCRIPVGHVEAGLRTYNKFSPFPEEMNRRTAGALTDLHFAPTETARRNLLSEGVADTSIFVTGNTVIDALFSVIGEINANRELKESLSTQFQFLDPHKRLILVTGHRRENFGAGFESICRAIARIAERYPDVEILYPVHLNPNVREPVRRLLGNGKLSNVHLIEPVDYLPFVYLMAQSYLIITDSGGVQEEAPSLGKPVLVMRDTTERPEAIGAGTVKLVGTREESIYREAARLLDAADAYQVMSQALNPYGDGRAAERIAKCLADFPNTCMGGQLA
- a CDS encoding oligosaccharide flippase family protein, translated to MNMNAIILSWCPNILSSTLERIRSSKVGYRFAKGMFWSLTGSLISKGMGLLSSILVARMIGKSVFGELGVIQNTIGMLGTFAGFGLGLTATKFIAEYRSADPERAGRIRGLSSAFAWVTGTLASSVLFMFAPWLAKHTLAAPHLADLLRICSLLLFLTSINGAQTGALSGFEAFKTVARINLWSGFANFPLMVGGVYVAGLRGAVWGMIAAAGVNWLLNHLAIRRECRIAGVPYTYKSCWEERGVLWRFSLPSVMGGVLIGPVMWGASALLVNQPNGYAEMGVYNAVMRIKQVPELVLGMVMVPLLPILSEQFGNRSFGQYNKTLRYAFTLSLLVLVPVSLVQIAVPDVTLMPYGKEFNGNRQVVQWLMIHSILVGLFYPFGTIVASMNRMWFGWAYNMMWSVLYFSCSYLLIPESGAKGLCIAFSIAHLVSCIFMTVYVYCKEPDYFQELPFLRFVFITVMAVGICFIAEKTMTPILSGSISAIIIVVYIMLLKNSLTNPSTIRTTVDAETTVSSS
- a CDS encoding class I SAM-dependent methyltransferase; protein product: MLPREIEQYFPLMRKLRSFNRNVPHSARIDERFPTVGWVSWDEATLLYNYGKMFNGKKMLEIGCWVGWSTVALALSGLKLTVVDPVLENMPQGDACRDSLARARLMNSVDLVPGFSPAKVEQLSRQGESWDIFFIDGNHDGDAPLQDARMCAELAPEDSIILLHDLIQPNIAEALLWLQNNGWQCGVHYTSMFMGVAWRGNRKPIQHTADPRINWQKLIDGSYPHLRSFQRI
- a CDS encoding glycosyltransferase family 4 protein, whose amino-acid sequence is MRIAYIVTDLGRGGTQGWVEYSALELVKYGHSITIIAENTPHDRKAKFEEHGIVVRAFERPASRSDYCRIIQEARADVIHLHVWERFSELIQLRELCNVPVLLSYHSVPKIGWKQWVARIIKPSVNHWDMYDWFTLKQARQYIDAHIGCCKASAGGIRNKYWPFMGKRVFPLPNAIPFPEANMASVISGPPKFLQVGALNERKNPFLTLKAFHNIQRRISDSTLTFVGGGPLFEELKGYVHQMGVENVFLVGEVQDPSPYYMASNILVQPSRSEGLPYTLIEGAGRGMALIASNVDGNPEICIAKRNGLLLPDISENALQEAMLNLALNHEERSRMGSCGRRLVEENFSMKLFVKRLLKIYETVIERKPCPAS
- a CDS encoding glycosyltransferase family 2 protein, with translation MSSQLNHGTLPKISIVTPSYNQAQYLEATMRSILDQGYPDLEYIVMDGGSTDGSTEIIQKYSDRLTYWESAPDKGQADAIFRGFERATGEIFCYVNSDDLLLPGSLEMVGRWFREHPDEEWVVGGTILIDGLGIPIIRSRRGLPEADLGVKVTFKRLLLHNCGGFHQPASFWRRSAFEQAGGFDRTLRFCFDYDLFFRLAKRRPSGRIRSFLAAFRYHPASKTSTLESVFREENETLWRRYGRYLYSENQIRNFAHKQTTRDMWNNRIIKLGFYLKILNVSNAIGS
- a CDS encoding glycosyltransferase gives rise to the protein MIVSKNLLIHTFRRPDDGAFIRVKNLNTAIAEITAGHCHEVVLVSVRHFREIFKNDRNTRIFERRLILPILWTNRHLLARTWNGFSSCIAGLILATFLRPDIVVGETSASWKLAKATKFWRQRAKLIMDLHGAGPEEVLFHNPTSKLHESVYSYESRLEQEIALNADFITCQSVNMIEHLIIKYPATRARFHPFQCSVRSELFRMDLDTRSYYRQKLQLNDGETLFVYCGSVHKWQNVHYSVNVFAEYLKCSATAAKLLIMCPNPDAELCNHAYSLGLSDDDFRIIAVPHEEVPAYLNAADIGFLIRDDGVVNRVASPTKLGEYLACGLSVIVGNVANSWSSARLDSSCFCFVDLDNAAGAANTILRFVDSKSDDPMSVKQSATSLAGLSLSTTTETERLKMFMKHSVMEQIS
- a CDS encoding glycosyltransferase family 4 protein yields the protein MRIALVTNTFLPLTGGGEFVVHHLGNQWSMQGHDVCVFNSLTAEVAHPEALYKVMRYKIMRGATRFGYHRFPWVNVSTRSLNRQINYFNPDFVSGHFSIPVALYLDNLKPKRIWSITSHGSDIVRNDVNSQRDQYDIDNKLANSLNNASSVIAISNSAKANLLDIGVKPSLIRVIPNGVELNRFKTKANTNIREMFNIPEHKKLVLTVGRNSLVKNLGLGINAVAEIAKSRSDIHYLIVGGGTSQLNETIINRGLRDTVTTCENLAGESLVAAYQQSDIFLSTSNYECCPLVILEAMASGLPIVATQVAGNVDLIDNEVNGLLVGRNNHMHIVNAITMLIADKRLCHSISTTNYDKVSDYSWDTVSRSYLELLQ
- a CDS encoding glycosyltransferase family 2 protein, whose product is MEIMDTEPNRKDIFPQYSICIRTLGTSADRFEALLKSIDGLTIPPNEIIVVLPHGYPAPPELRGNELVVYSGKGMLAQRIKGIESAGNDHVLLLDDDVEFEPETMNKLMLAMAKYGADIVYPINRTLLPTPGKAWLRLITIQAIARKNQDVFIRMLPTGGYSYLNKDPLTPLPSESCPGMLLLAKRSALLAINLDEDVWVDSSPYGFRDDAILSYKAHLAGYRIFAVPDVLTRHLCGSTRLDSMRAVYSAFSVGCNSFVFWKKYIFVRGNTAFKKLLLAALFAWSVISLGLLYMVNSVRNRNLSIVFAYVKGNLCGMTKNSKSIAMNA
- a CDS encoding glycosyltransferase — encoded protein: MNIVQVIPSFNVGGGELLAVRLCAEIKNQRPDYKVTLISLYDPIPSIVYDEALASDAQIVTLGKKKGFDPFTPLRMLKTLRAIKPDVIHTHLAGLRYTLLAGVLGNYSLKVHTVHNLATHETFGFLKNVHRVAFKFFSWIPVSLSKEVQDSVRDMYCLESVIVNNGIKTNSEIINKSKEDIRKHYGLPLNSKIIITIGRLCTQKNQLLLIESFNKVCKNAENYTLLIVGEDNLNGSYKNKIDKIISELPDITRENLHLLGPRKDIPELLIASDVFVLSSDWEGVPLTLLEAMGYGTPVVCTSVGGIPDVIEHGFDGLLVSKGDSKSLGNAIIEVLSNNSFASSLAHNARKKFSQLYSIEMTAEKYLQLYNA